GGGTGAAGCGACACCAGCGCAAATCGGTGCATTTTTAATTGCCCACCGCATCAAACGTCCCACGGGGGAAGAGTTAGCGGGAATGTTGGACGCTTACGAAGAACTAGGACCACTACTGCAAAGTATTAACTCTGCGCGTCCGGTGATAGTTTTAGGCATACCTTATGATGGCAGAAGCCGCACCGCACCCATCAGCCCGGTGACGGCTTTGCTGTTAGCTTCTGCGGGGCAATCTGTGGTGATGCATGGTGGCGATCGCCTGCCTACAAAATACGGTATACCTTTGGTAGAAATTTGGCAGAAGTTAGGAGTTGATTGGACTACACTGACCTTAGAAAAAACTCAGCAAATATTTGAAAAAACGGGCATTGGCTTTGTTTATACGCCTCGACATTTTCCCTTAACTAATAGTATTTGGGAGTACCGCGACCAACTAGGCAAACGTCCACCTTTTGCGACAATGGAGTTAATTTGGTGTCCTTATGCTGGCGATGCTCATGTTATTGCTGGGTTTGTGCATCCACCCACAGAAGGAATGTTTCAACAAGCTTTGACGCTGCGGAAAGTAAGCAAATTTACATTAGTAAAGGGATTAGAAGGTAGTTGTGATTTACCACGCGATCGCACTGCAATCATCGGTTTATCTGCACCTGAAGCACCGCAACAAGAAGGATTAACAGCGATAGAAAGGTTGCTTCTCGCTCCGCGTGACTACAACTTTACTACCAAGAATGTACCCCTGGAAACCACTGAACAACTAGTAGCGGATATGCAAAGCGTGTTAAGTGGAAAACCTTCCGAACTGATGCAAACAGCTTTATGGAATGGCGGGTTTTATCTGTGGCGCAGTGGTATTTGTTCAGATATGCAAGCGGGTATAATTAAGGCAGAAGAATTATTTAGTAATGGCGCAGTATCCGCAAAACTTCAAGAACTTACCCAAATAGTAAATTCAGTTTCCAAAGCAGTATATCAGGCAGTTTAATTGCTAAAATTAACTAGATGGGCATAAATAAGCGCTCCTTAACGTAGTAACGGCTTCAGCCGTTAAAATCCTTGCTTTGAGCGGTGAGCCAGCGCGGTCTTCTCCCAAAGGGAGAGGCGCTCCGCCAAGGGGGTTTCCCCCATGAGCGACTGGCGAGGAGCGAAGGGTAAACCGCTCACTACGAATCAGGGGAAATTTATTCCTTGAGAGGAATATCGCACATGAGTAAAATAAAAGTACGCCGATTAAACTTTGATTTTTCCGCAAATACTGGGAAATATTGGTTTAAGCAAAGTGTGTTCAAAACCCACTTATTTAATAGCTTCACAATTTTCATTCCGGAAATTGAAAAATATCTGATTCTCAACGTCAAAAAAAGAATCAACTTTCTTGACAATCCGCAACTGAAACAGAAAGCTCAAGCTTTTATATGTCAAGAAGGACAACATTCATACCAGCATACAAAATTCTAGAATAATTTACGCGCTTCTGGCTATAAATTCGATAATTATCTTGGCTGGGAACAGACTATTCTTTTTGATATTTGGGAACGGCAAATGAGTCTTAATTTCAATTTAGCCATTGCTGCCGGAATTGAACATTTAACAACTTTGATGGCTGAGTTTGCTTTAGAAACTGACTTGTTTGCTGAAGCTGAACCAGAGTTAAAGCAACTTTTTGAATGGCACGCATTAGAAGAACTTGAACACAAA
Above is a genomic segment from Tolypothrix sp. NIES-4075 containing:
- a CDS encoding anthranilate phosphoribosyltransferase family protein, whose protein sequence is MSNIFRELLKKVGSGNHTGENLTRAEAASATKMMLLGEATPAQIGAFLIAHRIKRPTGEELAGMLDAYEELGPLLQSINSARPVIVLGIPYDGRSRTAPISPVTALLLASAGQSVVMHGGDRLPTKYGIPLVEIWQKLGVDWTTLTLEKTQQIFEKTGIGFVYTPRHFPLTNSIWEYRDQLGKRPPFATMELIWCPYAGDAHVIAGFVHPPTEGMFQQALTLRKVSKFTLVKGLEGSCDLPRDRTAIIGLSAPEAPQQEGLTAIERLLLAPRDYNFTTKNVPLETTEQLVADMQSVLSGKPSELMQTALWNGGFYLWRSGICSDMQAGIIKAEELFSNGAVSAKLQELTQIVNSVSKAVYQAV